One genomic segment of Arcobacter porcinus includes these proteins:
- a CDS encoding gamma carbonic anhydrase family protein, translating to MILNYKEFYPEIHTKAWIAPSADVIGKVKLAEDVSVWFGCVIRADVNEVIIGKNSNIQDLSCIHTDKDSKTIIGENVTVGHKVILHGCKIEDNCLIGMGATILDNAVIGEGSIVGANSLVTYGKVFPPKSLIMGSPAKVVRELSDDEVKGLKEHALHYVEYKNDYKYI from the coding sequence AGATTCATACAAAAGCTTGGATTGCACCAAGTGCTGATGTAATAGGAAAAGTTAAGCTTGCAGAAGATGTTTCTGTATGGTTTGGCTGTGTAATTAGAGCAGATGTAAATGAAGTTATAATTGGTAAAAATTCAAATATTCAAGATTTATCATGTATTCACACAGATAAAGATTCTAAAACAATTATTGGAGAAAATGTTACTGTAGGGCATAAAGTTATACTTCATGGGTGTAAAATAGAGGATAATTGCTTAATAGGAATGGGAGCAACTATTTTAGATAATGCAGTTATAGGAGAGGGAAGTATTGTTGGAGCGAATTCACTTGTAACTTATGGGAAAGTTTTTCCACCTAAAAGTTTAATAATGGGAAGTCCTGCTAAAGTTGTGAGAGAATTAAGTGATGATGAAGTAAAAGGTCTTAAAGAACACGCTTTGCATTATGTCGAATATAAAAACGACTATAAATATATATAA
- a CDS encoding transposase, producing the protein MEIILPKISSSLSKMWTKVLNLENSLFPSLKRELQLEDLSNKEQKLIKILDFAAIEKNITVVSITNTPKHREEIARAFIAKSVYNIQTTRDLIDRLHSDRTLRILCGWRYKNDIPSESKFSRVFKELSALKIAQKTHEQFVKEYLRDTLFFYNASDATKIPLREKPVKVEKEKFKPKRRGRPKKGETREPKTPSILQQQEDMKTTKQMLSLVSTQCGVGRKQNSKGNFETWIGGKLHISVVDGDIPITAIYSGANVHDSSVALPLINETSKKVSYLYDLQDAGYDSNIIRDFSKKLNHRPLIDINPKNSKELKGKIQLIKDEKKKFEILNLTQSLDTHHYNQRSMVERVNKYLKEDFGCSNIYYKGATKVASVLAFGILSVCIHQSLKMVT; encoded by the coding sequence ATGGAAATTATTCTACCAAAAATATCTTCAAGTCTATCTAAAATGTGGACTAAGGTTTTAAATCTTGAAAATTCACTTTTTCCTTCTTTGAAAAGAGAGCTTCAATTAGAAGATTTGTCAAATAAAGAGCAAAAGCTTATTAAGATATTAGACTTTGCTGCGATTGAAAAAAATATCACTGTCGTATCTATTACAAACACTCCAAAGCATAGAGAAGAGATTGCACGAGCATTTATTGCAAAGAGTGTTTACAATATCCAAACAACCAGAGACCTTATCGATAGACTTCATAGTGATAGAACGCTGAGGATCTTGTGTGGGTGGAGATATAAAAACGATATTCCAAGTGAGTCTAAATTTAGTAGAGTATTTAAAGAGTTAAGTGCTCTTAAAATTGCACAAAAGACGCATGAGCAGTTTGTGAAGGAGTATCTAAGGGATACACTCTTTTTTTATAATGCAAGTGATGCAACAAAAATACCACTGAGAGAAAAACCTGTAAAAGTTGAAAAAGAAAAGTTTAAACCAAAAAGAAGAGGACGACCTAAAAAAGGTGAAACAAGAGAGCCTAAAACACCCAGTATCTTGCAGCAACAAGAAGATATGAAAACCACAAAGCAGATGCTATCTTTGGTATCAACGCAGTGTGGAGTTGGAAGAAAACAGAATTCCAAAGGCAACTTTGAAACATGGATAGGAGGGAAACTCCATATCAGTGTAGTAGATGGAGATATCCCTATTACTGCTATTTATTCAGGGGCAAATGTTCATGATAGCTCAGTAGCACTTCCTCTTATAAACGAGACAAGCAAAAAAGTATCATATCTTTATGACTTACAAGATGCAGGATACGACAGCAATATTATCAGAGATTTTTCCAAAAAACTAAATCATAGACCGCTTATTGATATCAATCCGAAGAACTCCAAAGAGTTAAAAGGAAAAATTCAACTTATAAAAGATGAAAAAAAGAAATTTGAAATTCTAAACCTTACTCAAAGTTTAGATACCCATCACTATAACCAAAGAAGTATGGTTGAGCGTGTAAATAAATACCTCAAAGAAGACTTTGGATGCAGTAATATTTATTATAAAGGAGCTACAAAAGTAGCTTCTGTTTTAGCATTTGGTATTTTATCAGTTTGTATTCATCAGAGTTTGAAAATGGTAACATAA
- a CDS encoding type II toxin-antitoxin system HicA family toxin has translation MASFTNITGRELIKFITSLGYRLERQNRGNHRVYTHNTKKTLIVPVYKKKAVKIGLLSGILKDIGISKAEFINSIS, from the coding sequence ATGGCTTCTTTTACAAATATTACAGGAAGAGAATTAATTAAGTTTATCACATCATTAGGTTATAGACTTGAAAGACAAAATAGAGGAAATCATAGAGTTTATACTCATAATACTAAAAAAACTCTAATTGTTCCTGTATATAAAAAGAAAGCTGTAAAGATTGGTTTACTAAGTGGAATACTAAAAGATATTGGTATTTCAAAGGCTGAGTTTATTAACTCAATTAGTTAA
- a CDS encoding IS3 family transposase (programmed frameshift): MRKSNYSQEFRESTIKFCIDNSDRSISSIARDLGLNKGTLALWVNEYKAKNNLLPVNDLKNETLEQENKRLKKELAILKQEKEILKKAAGILCKRNSVKYAWIKEHSKSFNVQLMCKLFKVSRSCYYNWIDKGCIVNKIDKELNELVKNIFEQARATYGTRRLKEVLKQRYGLIVSRRKLQRTLKYLNLKVKMKRRFKVITTTSNHTLPIAPNHLNRDFYSSQIDKVYVGDITYIPTNEGWLYLAVVIDIYSRKVVGWSMNYSLKTSLVNDALLMALKRRNPSKGLIYHTDRGSQYASYEHKNLLEKYGIVQSMSRKGDCWDNAVAESFFHSLKTELIHHEKFISRKQASEKIFEYIEIFYNRQRLHSSNGYMSPTEFEDKMLRLEMVS, from the exons ATGAGAAAAAGTAATTACTCACAAGAGTTTAGAGAATCAACAATAAAGTTTTGTATTGATAATAGTGATAGATCAATTTCAAGTATAGCAAGAGATTTAGGACTAAATAAAGGAACTTTAGCTTTATGGGTAAATGAGTACAAAGCTAAAAATAATTTACTACCTGTAAATGATTTAAAAAATGAGACTCTAGAGCAAGAGAATAAAAGACTAAAAAAAGAACTTGCAATTTTAAAACAAGAAAAAGAGATATTAAAAAAGGCAGCAG GCATACTTTGCAAAAGAAACTCTGTAAAGTATGCATGGATAAAAGAACACTCAAAGAGTTTTAATGTACAACTTATGTGTAAACTATTTAAAGTTAGTAGAAGTTGTTACTACAACTGGATTGACAAAGGTTGTATTGTAAATAAAATTGATAAAGAGCTAAATGAACTTGTAAAAAACATTTTTGAACAAGCAAGAGCAACTTATGGAACAAGAAGATTGAAAGAGGTTTTAAAACAAAGATATGGTCTTATAGTTTCAAGAAGGAAACTTCAAAGAACTCTGAAATATTTAAATCTAAAAGTAAAAATGAAACGAAGATTTAAAGTAATTACAACAACATCAAATCATACTCTACCAATTGCACCAAATCATCTAAATAGAGATTTTTATAGCTCACAAATAGATAAAGTTTATGTTGGAGACATTACATATATTCCAACAAATGAGGGATGGTTATATTTGGCTGTTGTAATCGATATTTACTCAAGAAAAGTTGTTGGATGGTCTATGAATTATAGTTTAAAAACTTCACTTGTTAATGATGCACTATTAATGGCATTAAAAAGAAGAAATCCTTCTAAAGGACTAATTTATCATACTGATAGAGGAAGTCAGTATGCCTCTTATGAACATAAAAATCTTTTAGAAAAATATGGGATAGTTCAAAGTATGAGTAGAAAAGGAGATTGCTGGGATAATGCAGTTGCAGAGAGTTTTTTTCATTCTCTAAAAACTGAATTAATTCATCATGAGAAATTTATATCAAGAAAACAAGCAAGTGAAAAAATATTTGAATATATAGAGATTTTTTACAATAGACAAAGATTACATTCATCAAATGGATATATGTCACCAACAGAATTTGAAGATAAAATGTTACGTTTAGAAATGGTTAGTTAA
- a CDS encoding transposase → MDHRTNAHKRRLESLKGKSQIAIEMIKRAVASGIYADYLLVDSWYSKPVFIETMNELGLQVISRMVNNDRIWNFTGEKKTLDGIYNKFKKLKTIKMGQYGKKIKFEYFGVIVEHKKAGKLKIVFIKTKENLIPIVSTNLDLSDEEIIDIYKRRWDIEQGYKELREHFGFGKEENRIYEALIARITLSFFTYNVVSYINRISNEPKTIGGLFKDLECELHTLAIAMQAFLAILDEIAKIEEVVNRNEDFTAIIDLLRDVTGKLLGFRCES, encoded by the coding sequence ATTGATCATCGAACCAATGCACATAAGCGAAGATTGGAAAGCTTAAAAGGGAAATCACAAATTGCTATAGAGATGATTAAAAGAGCAGTAGCTAGTGGTATATATGCAGATTATCTGCTTGTGGATAGTTGGTATTCTAAACCTGTGTTTATAGAAACAATGAATGAGCTAGGATTGCAAGTTATTTCAAGAATGGTAAACAATGATAGAATCTGGAACTTCACAGGGGAGAAAAAAACTCTTGATGGTATCTATAACAAGTTTAAAAAGCTTAAAACTATTAAGATGGGTCAATATGGCAAAAAGATAAAGTTTGAATACTTCGGGGTCATAGTTGAACATAAAAAAGCAGGAAAATTAAAAATTGTTTTTATAAAAACCAAAGAGAATCTCATCCCTATTGTATCTACAAACTTAGACTTGAGTGATGAAGAAATTATCGATATTTACAAACGACGATGGGATATAGAACAAGGGTATAAAGAACTTCGTGAACACTTTGGGTTTGGTAAAGAAGAAAATCGAATTTATGAAGCACTTATTGCTCGCATAACACTCTCATTTTTTACATACAATGTTGTTAGCTATATAAATCGTATCAGTAATGAACCAAAAACTATTGGTGGATTGTTTAAAGATCTAGAATGTGAACTTCACACTTTGGCAATTGCTATGCAAGCATTTTTAGCTATTTTAGATGAGATTGCAAAAATTGAAGAAGTTGTCAATAGAAATGAGGATTTTACAGCAATAATCGATCTATTAAGAGATGTGACTGGAAAACTACTTGGTTTTAGGTGCGAAAGTTAA
- a CDS encoding UvrD-helicase domain-containing protein: protein MKIAISSDFFTALSKLPKAQLNKTIKLVEKFKNDPKSSGLNYEKLHFSNNMYSIRVDQAYRCIVLSPTSGDVYILLWVDNHDEAYKWAEKHTCSINSETGSLQIIETQVSVESSVELSEKTNNEKQFFSKFSDKELKSLGVDENLLEYIKLIDNETQLDNFRQYLPEEVYESLFYLLAGDNIEEVYEYVYGKKPALVDNTDFTAALENENSKRRFYIVENDEDLMQMLNAPLEKWRVFLHPSQRKLVESNFNGSVKVLGGAGTGKTVVAMHRAKYLAKQLSFFENKKILFTTFTKNLSLDIFENLKKICDEQTMKNIEVINFDSWVHNFLSKQGYKNEIVYSEKTDELWEKALVLKNSSLDLADSFFKEEWSRIIQPFGINTLEEYIKASRVGRGTRLNRSQRKLVWEIFEEYRYLLSIKNYKELDDAINDVINTINSSSSFQKYSAIVVDEAQDFGMRAFKLLRELVDENKNDLFIVGDAHQRIYGHKVVLSQCGINVRGRSKKLKLNYRTTDEIRKWAVSLLNDENIDDLDDSIDSNRDYKSLYNGPKPEVKNFETFEDEIKYIQNYINSIKNSDNDSKICLVVRTQKLVDFYSDYFSKIDINTIKISRNFKDDLTNNNLRIATMHRVKGLDFDHVIIASMNQGIVPLESIKKSDEDLINSENLQKEKSLIFVAATRAKKSLLVTSYGFKSIFL, encoded by the coding sequence ATGAAAATTGCAATATCTTCAGATTTTTTCACAGCTTTATCAAAATTGCCTAAAGCTCAGTTAAATAAGACAATTAAGCTAGTAGAAAAGTTTAAAAATGATCCAAAATCATCTGGTTTAAACTATGAAAAACTACATTTTTCAAATAATATGTACTCAATAAGAGTAGATCAAGCTTATAGATGTATAGTACTAAGTCCAACTAGTGGAGATGTATATATTTTGCTTTGGGTGGATAATCACGATGAAGCTTATAAATGGGCAGAAAAACACACTTGTAGTATTAACTCAGAAACGGGAAGTTTACAAATTATAGAAACTCAAGTAAGTGTTGAGAGTTCTGTTGAATTGTCTGAAAAAACAAACAACGAGAAGCAGTTTTTCTCTAAATTTAGCGATAAAGAACTTAAAAGTTTGGGTGTAGATGAAAATTTATTAGAATATATTAAATTAATAGATAATGAAACACAATTAGATAATTTTAGACAATATCTACCAGAAGAAGTTTATGAATCTCTTTTTTATCTTTTAGCTGGAGATAATATAGAAGAAGTTTATGAGTATGTATATGGTAAAAAACCAGCTTTGGTTGATAATACAGATTTTACAGCTGCCCTAGAGAACGAAAATTCAAAAAGAAGATTTTATATTGTAGAAAATGATGAAGATTTAATGCAAATGCTTAATGCACCATTAGAAAAATGGAGAGTATTTTTACATCCAAGCCAAAGAAAACTTGTGGAAAGTAATTTTAATGGTTCAGTTAAGGTTTTAGGTGGAGCAGGAACTGGAAAAACTGTTGTAGCAATGCATAGAGCAAAATATTTAGCAAAACAGTTATCTTTTTTTGAAAACAAAAAGATTTTATTTACAACATTTACAAAAAATTTAAGCTTAGATATATTTGAAAATCTTAAGAAAATTTGTGATGAGCAAACTATGAAAAATATTGAAGTTATAAATTTTGATTCTTGGGTTCATAATTTTTTATCAAAACAAGGATATAAAAATGAAATTGTTTATAGTGAAAAAACAGATGAGTTATGGGAAAAAGCTTTGGTATTAAAAAATAGTTCACTAGATTTAGCAGACTCTTTTTTTAAAGAGGAGTGGAGTAGGATAATTCAACCTTTTGGTATAAATACTCTTGAAGAGTATATAAAAGCTTCAAGAGTTGGAAGAGGTACAAGATTAAATAGAAGCCAAAGAAAACTTGTTTGGGAAATTTTTGAAGAGTATAGATATTTGTTAAGTATTAAAAACTACAAAGAGTTAGATGATGCAATAAATGATGTGATTAATACAATTAATAGCTCTTCAAGTTTCCAAAAATATAGTGCAATAGTAGTTGATGAGGCTCAAGATTTTGGAATGAGAGCATTTAAACTTTTAAGAGAACTTGTTGATGAAAATAAAAATGATTTATTTATAGTAGGAGATGCACATCAAAGAATTTATGGGCATAAAGTAGTTTTATCACAATGTGGAATTAATGTTAGAGGAAGAAGTAAAAAACTAAAGCTAAATTATAGAACTACTGATGAAATAAGAAAATGGGCAGTTTCTTTGTTGAATGATGAAAATATTGATGATTTAGATGATAGTATAGACTCAAATCGTGATTATAAATCTCTATATAATGGACCAAAACCTGAAGTAAAAAACTTTGAAACTTTTGAAGATGAAATAAAATATATTCAAAATTATATAAATAGTATAAAAAATAGTGATAACGATTCAAAAATATGTTTAGTAGTAAGAACTCAAAAATTAGTAGATTTTTATAGCGATTATTTTTCAAAAATAGATATTAATACAATAAAGATTTCTAGAAATTTTAAAGATGATTTAACAAATAATAATTTAAGAATAGCAACTATGCATAGAGTAAAAGGGCTAGATTTTGATCATGTAATAATTGCAAGTATGAATCAAGGCATTGTTCCACTTGAAAGTATTAAAAAATCTGATGAAGATTTAATTAATAGTGAAAACTTACAAAAAGAGAAATCATTAATTTTTGTTGCTGCTACAAGAGCTAAAAAAAGTTTATTAGTAACTTCGTATGGTTTTAAAAGTATTTTCTTATAG